The Myotis daubentonii chromosome 9, mMyoDau2.1, whole genome shotgun sequence genome has a segment encoding these proteins:
- the LOC132241686 gene encoding olfactory receptor 5G9-like: MANENYTRITEFIFTGLNYNPQLQVFLFLLFLSFYIINLTGNLGMVILIRTDNRLHTPMYFFLSHLSFVDICFSSVVSPKMLTDFFVKKKVISFLGCALQQWFFGFFVAAECLLLASMAYDRYVAICNPLLYSVAMSQSLCIQLVVGSYVIGFMNTMTHTTNTFLLPFCGPNIINHFFCDVFPLLSLACADTELTKLVVFIVAGAVGVFSGLTIVVSYIYILTAILKIHSADGRSKAFSTCSSHLTAVSILYGTLFFIYVRPSASFSLDLNKVVSVFYTAVIPMLNPFIYSLRNKEVKDAIHRTVAKRKTCWAQNLI, encoded by the coding sequence GATCACCGAGTTCATTTTTACAGGTTTGAATTACAACCCCCAATTGCAGgtctttctcttcctgctcttTCTGAGTTTCTACATCATCAACCTAACAGGCAACTTGGGTATGGTTATTCTGATACGGACCGATAACCGCCTTCACACACCGATGTACTTTTTCCTCAGCCACTTGTCCTTTGTGGACATCTGCTTCTCCTCAGTCGTGAGCCCTAAGATGCTCACTGACTTCTTTGTGAAGAAGAAAGTCATCTCTTTCTTGGGGTGTGCTTTGCAGCAGTGGTTCTTCGGGTTCTTTGTGGCAGCAGAGTGTCTTCTCTTGGCGTCCATGGCCTATGACCGCTATGTAGCCATCTGTAACCCACTATTGTACTCAGTTGCCATGTCTCAGAGTCTCTGTATCCAGCTGGTGGTTGGTTCCTATGTCATCGGGTTTATGAACACCATGACTCATACAACAAACACATTTCTTCTCCCATTTTGTGGCCCCAATATCATCAATCATTTCTTCTGTGATGTGTTCCCCCTGCTTTCCCTTGCATGTGCAGATACTGAGCTCACTAAGTTGGTCGTTTTCATCGTGGCTGGAGCTGTGGGAGTCTTCAGTGGTCTGACTATCGTAGTCTCCTACATTTACATCCTCACTGCCATCCTGAAGATCCACTCTGCCGATGGGAGGAGCAAAGCCTTTTCCACCTGCTCTTCTCACCTGACAGCCGTCTCCATCCTGTATGGTACTCTTTTCTTTATCTATGTACGACCTAGTGCAAGTTTCTCCTTGGATCTCAATAAAGTGGTGTCTGTGTTTTACACAGCAGTGATCCCCATGTTAAATCCATTTATTTATAGCTTGAGGAACAAGGAGGTCAAAGATGCCATCCACAGGACTGTCGCTAAGAGGAAGACTTGTTGGGCCCAAAATCTTATCTAG